In Lacrimispora indolis DSM 755, a genomic segment contains:
- the larC gene encoding nickel pincer cofactor biosynthesis protein LarC, protein MGKILYLECNSGISGDMTVGALLDLGADREALTKALQSLGVDGYHLHFGRTRKCGLDAYDFDVILEDKEHDHGHGTAHRHSHEHDGSHENDYNHSHGHDHENDHGHSHCHDHENDHNRDHNHISGHDQLHVHRNLQDIYAIIDRLDSNSRVKAMARRMFEIVAEAESKAHGIPVEEVHFHEVGAIDSIVDIIGVAVCVDSLGVDEIVVSPLSEGYGSVRCQHGVIPVPVPATVTIASAHGLTLRLTDNEGEMVTPTGAAIAAALRTRKGLPSSFRILKTGIGAGKKDFKQANILRAMILQEEEKEAGETMWVLEANIDDCTGEAFGFAMESLLEAGAADVWYTPVFMKKNRPAYMLSLICREGEISRMEDILFIQTTTIGVRRYPVSRTILDRKKRTVMTEWGGAEVKICTYKDRTFCYPEFESVRSICRQSGLDYQTVYGIIRKEAEK, encoded by the coding sequence ATGGGAAAAATACTGTACTTGGAATGCAATTCAGGGATCAGCGGTGATATGACCGTAGGCGCTCTTTTGGACCTGGGAGCGGACAGGGAGGCACTCACTAAGGCCTTGCAGAGCCTGGGAGTGGATGGCTATCATCTTCATTTTGGCAGGACCAGGAAATGCGGGCTGGATGCTTATGATTTTGATGTTATCCTGGAGGATAAAGAGCATGATCATGGACACGGGACTGCTCACAGGCATAGCCATGAGCATGACGGCAGCCACGAAAATGATTACAACCATAGTCACGGTCATGACCACGAGAATGATCACGGCCATAGTCACTGCCATGACCATGAAAATGATCACAACCGTGACCACAACCATATCAGCGGTCATGATCAGCTCCATGTCCACCGGAATCTCCAGGATATTTACGCCATCATTGACCGCCTGGACTCCAACAGCAGGGTAAAGGCAATGGCAAGGCGGATGTTTGAAATCGTGGCAGAGGCGGAGTCAAAGGCCCACGGCATCCCTGTGGAAGAAGTCCATTTTCATGAGGTGGGAGCCATTGATTCCATTGTGGATATTATCGGTGTGGCAGTCTGTGTGGACAGCCTGGGAGTGGATGAAATCGTGGTGTCTCCTCTGTCGGAGGGATATGGCAGCGTCCGCTGCCAGCATGGGGTCATCCCGGTTCCTGTTCCGGCAACAGTAACAATTGCATCGGCTCATGGGCTGACGCTTCGGCTTACTGACAATGAAGGAGAAATGGTGACTCCCACCGGAGCAGCTATTGCAGCAGCCCTTAGGACAAGAAAGGGCCTGCCATCCTCCTTCCGGATCTTAAAAACAGGAATCGGAGCAGGGAAAAAGGACTTTAAGCAGGCAAATATCCTGAGGGCCATGATTCTGCAGGAAGAGGAAAAAGAGGCAGGAGAAACCATGTGGGTTTTGGAAGCCAATATTGATGACTGCACCGGGGAAGCCTTTGGTTTTGCCATGGAATCTTTATTAGAAGCGGGAGCGGCGGATGTCTGGTATACGCCTGTCTTTATGAAGAAGAATCGTCCTGCCTATATGCTCAGCCTGATCTGCCGGGAAGGGGAGATCAGCAGAATGGAGGATATTCTGTTCATTCAGACCACCACCATTGGAGTCAGGAGATATCCGGTTTCCAGGACCATTCTGGACAGGAAGAAAAGAACAGTTATGACCGAATGGGGAGGAGCTGAGGTAAAAATCTGTACCTACAAGGACAGGACGTTCTGTTATCCGGAATTTGAAAGTGTAAGAAGTATTTGCAGGCAAAGCGGACTGGATTACCAGACCGTATACGGTATCATACGCAAGGAGGCGGAAAAATAA
- a CDS encoding S8 family peptidase: protein MERILDNNYYDLFINNALIPLHEINYDLTYLNEDFSLEHVPVESMNLCDLGLYPYNSFSSIFTLNSIASIDRSGITAVQSNPDLSLFGKDVLIGIIDTGIDYRHQAFRNRYGTTRIQSIWDQTIQNGERPESFAFGSEYGRDLINQALQSDDPLSIVPSIDTNGHGTAISSIVAGSPTNDQRLRGVASEADLVVVKLKNAKKNLKDIFLIPDSALCFQESDIMLAARYLFLVSLQLNKPMVICIALGTSQGGHDGNGPLSSYLDYLALLPGVGVAVSAGNEGNKQRHYFGAPVSGFSYHDFELNAGNDDSMFSLEIWSYSPAQLSISITSPNNESTRLIPPALNSCLNYNFNLSETNIWINNIIFEQNTGDQLILLRFQNTFPGIWHIHVENMNNDSFSFHAWLPTGDLISNETYFINSDPNVTITSPGNAKSLLTVTAYNQDNNSILEESGRGYTRIGLIKPDIAAPGYRIPCALPENTYGYATGTGAAAAHTAGIMAMVFEWAIVKKNYIQMTGNIINRQLSWNAMRDDYNTYPNNIWGYGLVDINRFFTTVKNA from the coding sequence TTGGAAAGAATACTTGATAATAATTATTACGATCTGTTTATTAATAATGCTCTCATTCCATTACATGAAATTAACTATGATTTGACTTACCTCAATGAAGATTTTTCTTTGGAACATGTTCCCGTAGAATCTATGAACCTTTGTGACTTAGGCCTGTATCCTTACAACAGTTTTTCATCAATCTTTACGCTGAATTCAATAGCAAGTATAGACAGATCAGGAATTACAGCAGTTCAGAGCAATCCTGATTTAAGCTTGTTTGGAAAAGACGTTTTAATAGGAATTATAGATACAGGCATTGATTACCGGCACCAGGCTTTTAGAAACAGATACGGAACCACCCGCATTCAGTCCATATGGGATCAGACCATACAAAACGGTGAACGGCCGGAAAGCTTTGCATTTGGCTCCGAATACGGCAGAGATTTAATAAACCAAGCGTTGCAGTCTGATGATCCTTTATCTATCGTTCCTTCGATTGATACCAATGGCCATGGCACGGCAATTTCCAGCATAGTGGCCGGCAGCCCAACCAATGACCAAAGGTTACGCGGTGTTGCTTCGGAAGCTGATCTGGTGGTCGTAAAACTGAAAAATGCAAAAAAAAATTTAAAAGATATCTTTTTAATACCGGACAGTGCCCTGTGTTTTCAGGAATCTGATATTATGCTTGCCGCACGTTATCTCTTTCTTGTTTCCCTGCAATTAAATAAGCCAATGGTGATCTGTATTGCCCTTGGAACAAGTCAGGGAGGACATGACGGGAACGGTCCTTTAAGCAGCTATCTGGATTACCTGGCACTGCTTCCCGGAGTTGGAGTTGCAGTCTCAGCAGGAAATGAAGGAAACAAACAAAGGCATTATTTCGGCGCCCCTGTATCCGGATTCTCTTACCATGATTTTGAATTAAATGCGGGAAATGATGACAGTATGTTCTCCTTGGAAATCTGGTCATATTCTCCGGCACAGCTCTCCATCAGCATCACTTCACCCAACAATGAATCTACCAGATTAATTCCTCCGGCTCTAAATAGCTGCTTAAATTATAATTTCAATTTAAGCGAAACAAACATCTGGATAAATAATATTATTTTTGAACAAAACACCGGAGACCAGCTTATCCTGCTGCGTTTCCAAAATACCTTTCCAGGAATCTGGCATATTCATGTAGAGAATATGAATAATGATTCCTTCTCCTTTCATGCATGGCTCCCGACAGGTGACTTGATCTCAAACGAAACATACTTTATAAACTCAGATCCAAACGTTACGATTACTTCTCCGGGAAATGCAAAAAGCCTGTTGACGGTTACCGCCTATAATCAGGACAATAACAGCATTCTGGAAGAATCAGGCAGAGGCTACACGAGAATAGGATTAATTAAACCTGATATTGCAGCTCCAGGCTATCGTATCCCATGTGCACTTCCGGAAAACACATATGGCTATGCCACAGGAACAGGAGCGGCGGCGGCTCACACAGCAGGCATTATGGCTATGGTTTTTGAATGGGCAATTGTCAAAAAGAATTATATCCAGATGACCGGCAACATTATTAACCGGCAGTTAAGTTGGAATGCAATGCGGGATGATTACAATACTTATCCAAATAACATATGGGGTTATGGCCTGGTGGATATCAATCGTTTTTTTACAACAGTTAAAAATGCTTAA
- a CDS encoding aminoacyl-histidine dipeptidase — protein sequence MGNKALVNVEPVEVFQYFEEISSIPRGSGDERRISDYLVSFAKEHKLEVIQDKALNVIIKKPGTRGYEESPGVVIQGHMDMVCEKRPDVTHDFMTDPIQLKIVGDMLYADGTTLGGDDGIAVAMGLAVLASDTLEHPPVELVVTTSEETGMDGAHVLDPKNVSGKTLINIDSEEEGILTVSCAGGCTSRISIPIIWESPDPSRAAYAIDISGLQGGHSGVEIHKGRANANKLMARLLKSLSSEMDLNLCSVSGGSKHNAIARDAQAVVCVNIDNVSELKEQVSRLEEIFKDEFKTADPDIKIELKPAENMPERIMSKDTKENIINFMYLIPNGIQSVSMDIEGLVESSLNLGVVQIKEDSVEIISSIRSSVGSIKDNIYNTVAAIAGLTNGKVSAESDYPEWKYNPDSKVRQLFIDLYENLFGEKPLISAIHAGLECAIFDKKFNGNLDMISIGPTMSGVHTAEEHLSIPSTQRTWKYLTEALKALK from the coding sequence GTGGGTAACAAAGCATTGGTAAACGTGGAACCGGTTGAAGTGTTTCAGTATTTTGAGGAAATCAGCAGTATTCCGAGAGGTTCGGGAGATGAAAGAAGAATCAGCGATTATTTAGTTTCTTTTGCCAAAGAACACAAGCTGGAGGTCATACAGGATAAAGCACTGAATGTAATCATCAAGAAGCCAGGGACCAGGGGGTATGAAGAAAGCCCCGGCGTTGTGATCCAGGGACATATGGACATGGTATGTGAAAAGAGACCTGATGTAACCCATGATTTTATGACAGATCCGATTCAATTGAAAATCGTTGGAGATATGCTTTACGCAGACGGAACAACTCTCGGAGGAGACGACGGTATTGCCGTTGCTATGGGATTAGCGGTTTTGGCATCGGATACGCTGGAGCACCCGCCCGTGGAATTGGTGGTTACCACTTCTGAAGAGACTGGAATGGATGGCGCCCATGTGCTGGATCCCAAAAATGTATCGGGTAAAACGCTTATTAATATTGACTCAGAGGAAGAGGGAATCCTGACGGTAAGCTGTGCAGGCGGCTGTACCTCCAGGATCAGTATTCCCATAATATGGGAAAGCCCGGATCCCAGCCGGGCGGCTTATGCAATTGATATTTCAGGTCTGCAGGGCGGTCATTCCGGAGTGGAAATACATAAGGGCAGAGCAAATGCCAATAAATTGATGGCCCGCCTTTTGAAAAGCTTGAGCTCGGAGATGGATTTAAATTTATGCTCCGTAAGTGGAGGTTCAAAGCATAACGCCATTGCCCGCGATGCACAGGCTGTGGTGTGTGTTAATATTGACAATGTCTCAGAACTGAAAGAGCAGGTTTCCCGTTTGGAGGAAATATTTAAGGATGAATTCAAAACAGCAGATCCGGATATAAAAATTGAGCTAAAACCTGCTGAAAATATGCCGGAACGAATCATGTCAAAGGATACAAAGGAAAACATCATTAATTTTATGTATCTGATTCCAAACGGAATACAAAGTGTAAGCATGGATATTGAGGGGTTGGTAGAAAGTTCATTGAATCTGGGAGTAGTTCAGATAAAGGAGGACAGCGTTGAGATCATCAGTTCTATAAGAAGCTCTGTTGGAAGTATAAAGGATAATATTTATAATACCGTTGCCGCCATTGCCGGCCTTACCAATGGAAAGGTGTCTGCTGAATCGGATTACCCGGAATGGAAATATAATCCCGATTCAAAAGTAAGACAGCTTTTTATAGACTTATATGAGAATTTATTTGGTGAAAAACCTCTGATAAGTGCAATTCATGCCGGACTTGAATGTGCGATTTTTGATAAAAAGTTTAATGGAAACCTGGATATGATTTCCATTGGACCTACCATGTCTGGAGTACATACTGCAGAGGAGCATCTAAGCATTCCGTCTACCCAGAGGACATGGAAGTATTTGACAGAAGCGCTGAAAGCTCTCAAATAG
- a CDS encoding OPT/YSL family transporter, with amino-acid sequence MNQKLSKGAYGGVSGKDYVPYVSKSSGLGGNITVLIIGILLSALFAASTAYSGMKAGLTVAAGIPGSILGSVFIAVFAREKGILGKTLMQGMASGGESIASGMIFVLPAILLIGSKVTFLEGFVIGVGGALFGIGAASLVYNYLIVEEHGKLMYPESMAISETLVASEGAKDSLKFMGIGFGIGGLITMLTSSFLNITNNVISFVNEPFYKWKFQLEVNPLLLGIGFIVGMQVSVTMFAGSILSNFAVTPLIGYFASLGSGGPAVWNNPAVSVNGMGVSDIAGSYVKYIGAGMMLSGGLIGAVKLIPTVIASIKETMNARGKGAGAGSSVETVILLAGIIIGFIGGFLVSGGNLAMALLGAVLSMVLSLMFVIVSGRLTGTIGTSNLPVSGMTIASIVIVTLLFVGLGWKSVADNKALLLFGSFIVTAIAAAGGYCQSQKVSFIIGGDKTEMQKYFAIASVVGVVVVTCVILLLSNQLSMTGDNVPFALPQANLMATLTAGIMSGQLPWVMIICGIVMGIVLFLLGLPVMTVAIGFYLPISTTSIILIGALVRFFAEKYSQNERESEVRVSNGVSLSSGLVAGGSIIGLIGIILQVAGIIKGTGPNGFANTNGMAFILLIILVAATAIPIFKSEVKNVK; translated from the coding sequence ATGAATCAAAAATTATCTAAAGGAGCATATGGCGGTGTGTCCGGAAAAGACTACGTCCCATACGTTTCCAAAAGCTCAGGATTGGGCGGAAATATTACAGTATTAATCATTGGTATTCTTCTGTCAGCATTGTTCGCCGCATCGACTGCTTACTCGGGGATGAAAGCTGGTCTTACAGTTGCCGCCGGGATACCGGGTTCCATATTGGGTTCTGTATTTATTGCTGTTTTTGCCAGGGAAAAGGGGATTCTTGGAAAGACACTCATGCAGGGGATGGCAAGCGGCGGTGAATCCATTGCCAGCGGCATGATATTTGTTTTGCCGGCAATTCTTTTGATTGGTTCCAAAGTGACATTTCTGGAAGGCTTTGTGATCGGAGTCGGCGGTGCATTGTTTGGTATTGGGGCAGCTTCTCTTGTTTACAATTATTTGATCGTGGAAGAGCATGGGAAATTAATGTATCCGGAATCAATGGCTATTTCTGAAACCCTGGTTGCTTCGGAAGGCGCTAAAGATTCACTTAAGTTTATGGGGATCGGATTTGGAATAGGCGGTTTGATAACCATGTTGACCAGCTCATTCTTAAATATCACCAACAATGTGATCAGCTTTGTAAATGAGCCTTTTTACAAATGGAAGTTTCAGCTGGAAGTAAATCCCCTGCTGCTGGGGATCGGCTTTATTGTTGGAATGCAGGTGTCCGTGACCATGTTTGCCGGTTCCATATTATCCAACTTTGCCGTTACTCCTCTCATTGGCTATTTTGCTTCTTTAGGCAGTGGCGGCCCGGCCGTATGGAATAATCCCGCTGTCAGTGTAAACGGCATGGGGGTCAGCGATATAGCAGGGAGCTACGTAAAATATATCGGTGCTGGCATGATGCTTTCCGGCGGCCTGATCGGTGCGGTAAAGCTGATTCCGACGGTTATCGCTTCCATAAAGGAAACCATGAATGCCAGAGGAAAAGGCGCCGGCGCCGGGTCTTCTGTTGAAACTGTTATATTACTGGCAGGTATTATCATAGGCTTTATCGGCGGTTTCCTGGTGTCAGGCGGCAACCTTGCCATGGCTTTGCTTGGCGCTGTTTTGTCCATGGTGCTGTCCTTGATGTTTGTCATTGTTTCCGGCCGTTTAACCGGTACCATCGGAACTTCAAACCTTCCGGTATCCGGAATGACAATTGCTTCTATTGTTATTGTCACACTGCTGTTTGTGGGATTGGGTTGGAAGAGCGTGGCTGATAACAAGGCCTTGCTGCTGTTCGGCTCCTTTATCGTCACTGCAATCGCTGCGGCGGGAGGTTACTGCCAATCGCAAAAAGTTTCTTTTATCATTGGCGGAGATAAGACTGAAATGCAGAAATATTTTGCCATTGCTTCAGTGGTAGGCGTTGTGGTAGTTACCTGCGTCATATTATTGCTTTCAAACCAGCTTTCCATGACCGGTGACAATGTTCCGTTTGCACTGCCTCAGGCGAATTTAATGGCAACCTTGACCGCCGGAATCATGTCGGGTCAATTACCCTGGGTCATGATCATCTGCGGTATTGTGATGGGAATTGTATTGTTTTTACTGGGACTCCCTGTAATGACAGTGGCAATAGGGTTTTATTTACCCATATCCACAACCTCTATCATTTTGATAGGAGCCCTGGTTCGTTTCTTTGCGGAGAAATACTCCCAAAATGAGAGGGAAAGTGAAGTGAGGGTTTCTAACGGAGTAAGCCTGTCGTCAGGGCTTGTTGCCGGCGGATCAATCATCGGACTGATCGGAATCATACTGCAGGTTGCGGGCATTATCAAAGGCACCGGTCCAAACGGATTTGCGAACACAAATGGAATGGCATTTATCTTACTGATTATTCTTGTAGCAGCGACCGCAATACCGATTTTTAAGAGTGAAGTGAAGAATGTTAAATAA
- the larE gene encoding ATP-dependent sacrificial sulfur transferase LarE — protein MEQNISEIKKRLEQTMAEYAKEDICLAFSGGVDSSLLLKVAADAAGKTGKNVYAVTFDSRLHPSCDLEIAARVAKELGGIHKVVSVNELEQEEIRFNPVNRCYLCKKKLFQSLKDFAQEQNIPYIMDGTNEDDLHVYRPGITALRELGIISLLAELHITKAQVKELAAWYGISVASRPSAPCMATRLPYNTEINYDVLSLVGRGEEFVSSLVKGNVRLRLHKDIVRMEVDREAMGELMEKSGEIISYLKELGFTYITMDLEGFRSGSMDVGIEPIVQN, from the coding sequence ATGGAGCAGAATATATCAGAAATAAAAAAACGTCTGGAACAGACGATGGCGGAGTATGCCAAAGAAGACATTTGTCTGGCTTTTTCCGGGGGAGTGGATTCCAGCCTGCTGCTGAAGGTGGCCGCAGATGCGGCAGGAAAGACGGGGAAAAACGTTTATGCGGTAACCTTTGACAGCCGCCTTCACCCTTCCTGTGATCTGGAGATCGCCGCCAGAGTGGCAAAGGAGCTGGGAGGAATCCATAAGGTAGTCTCCGTCAATGAACTGGAGCAGGAGGAAATACGCTTTAATCCTGTAAACCGGTGCTATCTGTGTAAAAAGAAACTGTTCCAGTCTTTAAAGGATTTTGCCCAGGAACAGAACATTCCTTATATCATGGATGGGACCAATGAGGATGACCTTCATGTTTACCGTCCCGGGATCACGGCCTTAAGGGAATTAGGAATCATCAGCCTTCTGGCAGAGCTTCACATCACCAAGGCCCAGGTAAAGGAGCTGGCCGCGTGGTACGGAATCTCCGTAGCATCCAGGCCTTCTGCTCCATGTATGGCGACCCGGCTTCCTTACAATACGGAAATCAATTACGATGTCCTGAGCCTTGTCGGAAGGGGCGAAGAGTTTGTAAGCTCTCTTGTGAAAGGAAATGTGCGCTTAAGGCTTCATAAAGACATCGTCCGGATGGAGGTGGACCGGGAAGCAATGGGAGAGCTGATGGAAAAGAGCGGGGAAATCATCTCTTACTTAAAGGAATTGGGATTTACATATATCACCATGGATTTGGAGGGATTCCGGTCCGGAAGCATGGATGTGGGGATAGAACCCATCGTGCAGAATTGA